The Lolium rigidum isolate FL_2022 unplaced genomic scaffold, APGP_CSIRO_Lrig_0.1 contig_36919_1, whole genome shotgun sequence region TTCTATCATCACATAAGTTTCTTTATGTTCCTTCAGTTTCCTTTTACTCGCTTCCCCATCTAATCACTATTTTCAGAATGCAATCCACTCATAACCAGATCATACCCGTTAGTGAATGGAGGTAGATAAAGCAACAAAACCTCCAAAGTACTACTCCCtcagatccataataagtgtcgggactttagttcaaatttgaacaaaagtcccgacacttattatggatcggagggagtactaatcaATTGTTATGTGTAGGAATATAGGATTATGCTATATTGAGATATATGGAAGTTGTTTAAATAGGGAAGAAATAATGCTATATTGAGATACATTGAGTATTAGAGTTAGAAATCGGATCTGTATCCTTTAGATTATTACCTAGGGGTCAAGTAATTCCTCCTATATAAGGGACGTGAGATATATCGATTATGAATGAATCAATAATAGAATAGTTATCAATAATAGAATACTCCCCAATCCCCGACGCCGTGCCGTCTGGCCATCTTCATAGCGGTGGTTATCCAGTTTGTTCCACCAATACACACATTCCCGCGAAAAAAAAGACTTTACCGATGGGTCATGACGCGGAAAAAAGATCCAAAGCACTAGGAAAGTTTATTGGGCAACTTCAAAAAGTACGGCtaaaagctctgttctgtgttgacatcaagagacttttggtccatggtgaagtcagtagcagagaatatcatgaaggcgggattggggcattagctaaagaaggttcaagtcttcgcgatgttgaggagcttgcttggtgttccgggattcGCAGTAGtgggatctttgatcgggcgacgacgacgttggtgcactgttcccttcttggaggcgtcgcttttggagagttatttcagatgttgtcttggtggtggatgtactgcAGTTGCTAGGCCTGGGATACTgtggcgggacttttatttcttagttcttttctcttttttggttgtgtgcatccatactgccattagggtggtgtgttgcagaggctgggtgtaattggtatcttttaatattaatatatttcttttatcgaaaaaaataaacgTTATGTGTTCAAACTTGACTAGTGGCAGCATCTAGACATGCCTCATTCTTGAATCTGAACTTTACAGGAAGGGCATGCATGAATATGAACCAAACTAGTCTCCTTTTCTGCCATATATTGTTAGTCAGAAATAGTAGATTCGTGGAACCAAATTGAAGTATGTAGAGGGCTCATCAACCTACATCACTACATGTACATTTGAAAGTGCATGCTTTTGCTGACTGTTCAAACACACATTACTGCTAGCCGCCAAGCAGGAAATGGATGGGAATTGCAGACACAAACCATTACTGATGCACTGTGTTGACATCTGCAACTGGATATATACCATACTGCAGTACTGCATGCCACGATGCCAATGGCATATGGGCATTGGGCACGATAGGAAACTACCGTAAAGTCAGCTCTTACTAGTTGCAATTCGCAAAGTGTTACAGGGAAAGCATGCATTACTCGACCTTGCAATGATGGCTGAAGAGAACAAGACTTGGTGACATACCTGATACAGTTGCGGTCGGTGGAGACGAGCGCGACGGCGGGGCGCTTGAGCCGCTTGGTGACGTTGGGGAACTTGTCAAGAAACTTGGGCTCAATCACGAGCCAGAAGTCCTGCTCCATGCTGCGCTCCTCGTAGAGCCTCAGCTTCTCCTGGAGCTGCTCCTGGAAGTGCTCCTCGTCGTCCAGCATGAACTTCGCGTTCGCCACCAGGAAGTAGTACGTCCGCGGCTTCTCCTCCTGCTGCGCACCGAAAACACCACCATCGACCGTCTCAAAATGGAGCAGGAAATTCCTTTGCGCGGGGTGGAAATGCGGAACAAGGGAAGCGTGCGGGATGCTACGCTACTGCTTACTTTCACGGAAGAGGCTGCGGAGGCTTGCTGGTCGGATCCGACGGCGAGGGCGCGGCGGAGGCTCTTGAAACGCCTCGGCGGGCAGGAAATGGAGAGCGAGGGGGCGGGGCGACTAGAGGACGCAAATCGGGCGGCGGGGAGCGCGGACCTAGAAGGCGCGAGGGTCGCGCAGGGGCGGAGGGACAGCGTCGCCGGAGCCGCCATTGGCTCGGGGCGGAGGCACACCGCCGATGGAGTCGAACTGAACTGAGTCGAAGAGGATAGAGGAACGGAAGAAGTTGGGAATCCAGTACGGAAGTAGAGAAGCCTTATCTGGACAGCAGTGCAGAGACCGCCTGATTGGTGATTTTGGGCCTTACCAGAGGATTTGGCAGTTTCTCCTGGGATACCATCTTGGGCTATAATCGACTCAAAGGCTAAAGGACTGTTACCCAGTGTCGGGCCATCTCCTCCTACACACGTAGTACTGTAGTAGTGGAAAATTAACCTAAAAAAAACGTAGTAGTGGAAAAAAATGGAATTTCCTATACATCGTCCGTTGCGGCACCGATCGCCCACGCAGCATACCCTCCTAGGTGTGTGTGTCATGCTGGCCTAGGCCCGTTAAGGTGGAGGGTGCGGGAGGGGGTCACATCTTCCAAGTGACCGGCCAACGATCTTAGGGGCGACGAGCCAAGCGATGATGAAGCCTCTACGACCGGAGGGAGTTGCGACGGAGAAGGAGCTGGAGTGGTTGGAGTGAGGTGGCATCCGAGCTCTGGTACTTAGGGTTGGGGTGTAGGGGTCCGGGTGGCCGTCAGACTTAGGCGTCAGGGTGGCTGGCCCAACTTAGGGTTAGGGGTGACGGTGGGGGTCCCGCCAGAGCCGAAAGAGGGGAGATTTAGAGGGATGGTCTTCCGGGGGCGGATgaccggcggaggtggcggctcGGGCAGGGTGGTGTTGCGAGGCGTCCCGGCAGCGACCCCGACCATGGGTGGCGGGTGGGCGGGTCGACGACAAGGAGGAGAATCTCTGTGGCGCGGGAGTTGTCTTTGTCTCTGTCGcaagcaaaggagaaggaagagcgaccgagaagaagagaaggaggcggtggtgggccggcccacgatgctcattgatacgttgcaaacgtatctataattttttatgctccatgcttgttttacaccaattgatatgcatttttttggaactaacctattaacaaaatgccacagtgctaattcctgttttctgctctttttgtatttcagaaaagttgtacaggaaatattttcggaattgtacgaaacaaaatccaaacctcctattttcccaaCACGAAGACGGAATCAaaagcagagacggaggagggcaccaaggtggccacaccatgccatggTGCGGTCCCACCTCTTAACGCGCCTGGCTACGGTGTGggaccctcgggcgcccaccgacctcgctctttcgcctataaattgacaTCCTCGAGAAAACCCTAAAGACCTGAGTCATATTCCCCGAAAAGTTCCGCAGCTCCGCTGCCATCGAAAACAAGTtttgggggtcagaagttcctgttccggcaccctgccgggacggggattgacccccggagccattgataacgcgtgaagcacacgtccgttgggaaccccaagaggaaggtgtgatgcgtacagccgcaagttttccctcagtaagaaaccaaggttatcgaaccagtagaagatgaaggccacgtgaagcttgttggtgaaggagtgtagtgcggcgcaacaccagggattccggcgccaacatggaacctgcacaacacaatcaaaatactttgccccaacttaacagtgaggttgtcaatctcaccggcttgctgtaaacaaaggattaaacgtatggtgtggagaatgatgtttgtttgcgaagaacaacgagagaacagtagattgcagagattgtatttcagatgtaaaagaatggaccggggcccacagctcactagtggtgtctctccaataagataagtagcatgttgggtgaacaaattacagcttgggcaattgacaaatagagagggcataacaatgcacatacatatcatgatgactaatatgagatttacttagggcattacgacaaataacatagaccgctatccagacatgcatctatgcctaaaaagtccacattcgggttagcatccgcacccttccaagtattaagttgcaaacaacgtacaattgcattaagtatcgtgcgtaatgtaatcaacacaaatatccttagacaaagcattgatgttttatccctagtggaaacatcacatccataaccttagaactttctgtcactgtcccagattcaatagaggcatgaacccactatcgagcataaataccccctcttggagtcacaagtatcaacttggccaaagcctctactagcaacggagagcatgcaagatcataaacaacacacatatgatagatcaataatcaacttgacatagtattccatattcatcggatcccaacaaacacaacatgtagcattacaaatagacgatcttgatcatgttaggcagctcacaagatctaaacatgatagcacaagaggagaagacaaccatctagctactgctatggacccatagtccaaggatgaactactcacgcatcaatccggaggcgggcatgatgatgtagagtcctcccagtgatgattcccctctccggcagggtgccggaggcgatctcctgaatcccccgagatgggattggcggcgacggcgtcacaatatgttttctcgtatcgtggctctcggtactagggttttcgcgacggagagaataaataggcgaaggggcagagtcgggaggcggccgagggacccaccccataggccggcgtggccaggggccccaccgcgccgtcctagggtgtggccacctcgcggactctcttcgtctcctcttcggacttctggaaggctccgtgcaaaataagaccgtgtgcttttgtttcgtccaattccgagaatatttcctgtgtaagatttctgaaaccaaaaacagcagaaaacaggaactggcgcttcagcatcttgttaataggttagtgccggaaaatgcatcaaaatgatataaagtgtatataaaacatgtgagtattgtcataaaactagcatggaacataagaaattatagatacgtttgagacgtatcaatcatccccaagcttagttcctactcgccctcgagtaggtaaacgataacaaggataatttctgaagtgacatgctaccatcataatcttgatcaatactattgtaaagcatatgagatgaatgaagtggttcaaagaaatggtaaagataatgactaaacaactgatcatatagcaaagacttttcatgaatagtactttcaagacaagcatcaataagtcttgcataggagttaactcataaagcaatagattcttagtagaaggttttgaagcaacacaaaggaagatataagtttcagcagcttgctttcaacttcaacatgtttatgtcatggataattgtcaacacaaagtaatatgatgaatgcaaataagcaagtatgtaggaatcaatgcacacagcttgacacaagtgtttgcttctaagatagaaagaagtaggtaaactgactcaacataaagtaaaagaaagggcccttcgcagagggaagcatggattactcttgtgctagagctttttattttggaaacatagaaacaattttgtcaacggtagtaataattcatatgtgttatgcataagacatcctataagttgcaagcctcatgcatcgaataccaatagtgctcgcaccttgtcctaattagctcggatttccatggattatcattgcattacatatgtttcaaccaagtgtcacaaaggggtacctctatgtcacccgtacaaaggtccaaggagataaatcgcatttgatttctcgattttgatagatctcaacttgagaacatccataccgggacaacatagaaaacagtataatggactcctctttaatgcttaagcattcaacaacgtatAATATTCTcacaagagattgaggattaatgtccaaaccgaaacttccaccatgatacatggctttagttggcggcccaatgttcttctctaacaatatgcatactcaaaccatttaatcatgacaaatcacccttacttcagacaagacgaacatgcatagcaactcacatgatattcaacaaaggtgtaatagttgatggcgccccagaaacatggttaccgctcaacaagcaacttataagaaagaagatacataagcaacatattcaataccacaatagttttttaagctattttcccatgagctatgtattgcaaagacaaagaatgaattttaaaggtagcacgcaagcaatttacttggaatggcagagaaataccacgtagtaggtagttatggtggacacaaatggcataggttttggctcaagtttttggatgcacgagaagcattccctctcagtacaaggctttggctagcaaggttgtttgaagcaaactcaagtatgaaccggtacagcaaaacttacataagaacatattgcaagcattacaagactctacactgtctccttgttgttcaaacacctttatcaaaaaatatctagacttttagagagaccaatcatgcaaaccatatgtcagcaagctctatggtagttctccactaataggtttacactacatgatgcaagagcttaaacatgatctatttgagagctcgaaacaattgccaagtatcaaattattcaagacaatataccaattaccacatggagcattttctgtttccaaccaaatagcaatgaacgaagcggttttcaaccttcgccatgaacattaaaagtaaagctaagaacaccagtgttcattatgaaacagcggagcgtgtctttctcccacacaaagaatgctaggatccgagtttattcaaacaaaaacaaaaataaaagcatacagatgctccaagtaaagcacataagatgtgacggaataaaaatatagtttcactagaggagacctgataagttgtcgatgaagaagaggatgccttgggcatccccaagcttagatgcttgagtcttcttgaaatatgcagggatgaaccacgggggcatccccaagcttagaattttcactcttcttgatcatattatatcatcctcctctcttgatccttgaaaacttcctccacaccaaactcaaaacaaactcattagagggttagtgcataattaaaaattcacatattcagagaggacacaatcattcctaacacttcggacattacccaaagctactgaaagttaatggagcaaagaaatccactcaacacgagaaaagaggcaatgtgaaataaaaggcagaatctgtcaaaacgaacaattcagtaaagacgaatttttcagaggcacttaacatgctcagatgaagaagctcaaattgaatgaacgtttcgtacatatctgaggatcactcatgaattttcgaagatttttctgagtttcctacagagagttctactcaaattcgggacagctagaaatctgtttctgcgcagaaatccaaatctagtatcaaccttactatcaaagactttacttggaacaacaatgcaataaagtaaagataaggagaggttgctacagtagtaataacttccaagacacaaatatgaaacaaaaattgcagaaataaaataatgggttgtctcccataagcgtttttctttaacgcctttcgagctaggcgcagaaagtgtaactcaagtattatcaagagatgaagcatcaacatcatgattttccttaaaaacacaacttgtcacaataggtatcttagatgctccattatctaaatcccccatagtggtactaagggctttatcaattttaggcttataataattctttggcttaggcaccttagagacatacacgaacttttgctccttacccacataagctttctccttaaacttaagagaagaaaaagttgaacccaaggttcccatagctttttcaagttcaccaatcctatgggtttgattatcatggatagcacaaattTCTAAgaaagcaattctttcattaattcctcctagagatttatcaagtttatcagtgttatcaagtaatattcccaatttagtctcaacacatggaagatttttctctatggcctccaactttttcatgacatcttcaagagagatttcaattttagcttcattaacaggtggtattccaactagactctcaataatgcaactagcttctaaagcaagagtgcctaggaaattacctcccgcaagagtatcaagaacatacctattccagctagagataccaacataaaaattcctaaggaggataatagtggagtgtttcttagtgcacttatgatgagcatcactaattctataccaagcatctttaaaactttctcccccttgttgcttaaacgaacgaacttcaacttcaggattactcattttagcagaaataaaaataaactaagcagaacagacttaaataaagtaaaactagtaactaatttttttgtgtttttgatataaagaaagcaaacaaaacagaaaataaaataaagtaaagcaagacaataacaaagtaaagatattggatgtgagagactccccttgcagcgtgtcttgatctccctgcaaCGTCGCctgaaaagagcttgataacgcgtgaagcacatgtccgttgggaaccccaagaggaaggtgtgatgcgtacaagcaagcaagttttccctcagtaagaaaccaaagttatcgaaccaataggagatgaaggccacgtga contains the following coding sequences:
- the LOC124681233 gene encoding uncharacterized protein LOC124681233, with amino-acid sequence MAAPATLSLRPCATLAPSRSALPAARFASSSRPAPSLSISCPPRRFKSLRRALAVGSDQQASAASSVKQEEKPRTYYFLVANAKFMLDDEEHFQEQLQEKLRLYEERSMEQDFWLVIEPKFLDKFPNVTKRLKRPAVALVSTDRNCIRYVTKSCSLQPSLQGRVMHAFPVTLCELQLVRADFTVVSYRAQCPYAIGIVACSTAVWYISSCRCQHSASVMVCVCNSHPFPAWRLAVMCV